CCGCAGAATCTACATTCCAAATTCTCTGTAATATTCCATTCTATTATTTCAAACCCAACACGCCTAACCAACAGTTTTCCGCACGATGGGCAGTAGGTATTTTCTCCCTCATGTCCTGCTACATTGCCTATGTAAACATACTTTACCCCTTCCTCCATTGCTATATTTCTTGCTTTTATTAGCGATTCTACAGGTGTAGGCGGTGTCTTGGTCATTTTATAATGTGGAAAGAATCTGCTAAAGTGAATTGGCGCGTCAGGTCCTAATTTCTTAACTTGCCACTTTGCAAACATTCTTATTTCCTCAGGATCGTCGTTTAAACCCGGTATTATTAAATACGTTGTCTCGACATGCACGTTGTTCTCATTCATCAAAACTATATTGTTTAGCACTGGTTCAAGCTTGCCTTTAATTACTTTAATATACGTCTCTTGTTTAAACGCTTTAACGTCAACGTTAGCTGCGTCTATATAAGGCAACAACTGCTTTAGGGGTTCCTTTTCCACATACCCATTAGTCACTAATACATTTTTTATATTCTCCTTTTTAGCGAGTCGAGCTACGTCATAAACGAACTCGAACCAAATAAGCGGTTCATTATACGTATAAGCAATAGATGGCACATTATATCTAACTGCAATTTCTACGACTTTTTCAGGCTCCATAAGCTCATATGAAGCTGTTTCCAAAGATGCTCTAGAAATATGCCAATTCTGACACCATGGGCATTGAAAATTACATCCAAACGTGCTTATGCTCAATATCGGACTTCCAGGATACCAGTGGAAAAGCGGTTTTTTCTCAATAGGATCTATGGCGATAGCTGTCACCTTGCCATAGTTCAGCGCAAACAGATTACCTTCCCTATTTTCACGAGTTCCACATAGCCCTCTTTTGCCCTCATCAATGATGCAACGCCAAGGACAAAGTAAACATCTAACCTTATTATCACTAATTTTTTCGTAGAACATTGCAAGCTTGGCTTTATCTAAAAAACTCAGTTTTTCCACCCCGTTTTAGCTTTATTTAAGAAGCGCTTTCAAGCTATTTATTTTCTTTGATTACATTGAAATGGATTTATCCATACTTATCTCTTCGAAAATAGATAAAAAGGAAACTACCTTAGATTATTATAATATGAAAATTACACTGTTCGGCTTGCCCGAAGAACTTTCACTGATGTTATTGATAGAAGCTTTGATAGTTCTAGCTTGGTTAATTAAGATTTTTCTAATTTCAAGAATACGTTTCAAGAAGGCAGAAAAGGAATTATTTGAAGATACTATTGGGGTTATAAAGATTCCATTTATGGATCGCCTAATACTCTCGTTTTCCAGCCCACTGCTAGCCGCGCTCTATGCATCAGCCGCTTACACGTTTATTGTTGCATCGTTTACTTTGATAATAGCTTTTCAACCATATGATTTCTTCATTTTGCTTTTAGCTGTGACACTCTACGCTTTCGGTTTTTCTTTAGTTACTTATGCATGGAAAAAATCTAAAGAGATTTACCTTAAAATAATCCATTCCCAGGGAGAGGTTTATGAATAACAAATTAAAGGTTCTCCTGGCATGGCGTGCATCAAATGATGAATTGCAATTTTTCAGGTCGAAATTGAAAGATGTAGCCGAAATATATTATTTGAAGACTGGTGAGAAACATGAAATTTTGAAATTTAAGTCTACTATCGAGTACATTATTGGGGGCTGGATACCCGGCGAAATAATTGAAAAAATGGAGAAAATAAAAGTTATTCAGTTTCTAGGCGTAGGAGTTGATAGGTTTGATTTAGATGTTTTGAAGAGAAAGAACATAATTTTGCTAGCTGCAAAATATTCAAATTCTCCAGCTGTTGCAGAACATGCCTTTGCTCTAATGCTATCATTAGCTAAGAAGATAATCGAGCTAGATTCGTCTCTTAAAAAAGGAATTTGGAGACCATATGCTCAGGAGCATTTCCTGAAAGAATTATATGGTAAAAATTTGGTCATTCTGGGCTTTGGTGGAGTAGGTATCGAAATAGCAAAAAGAGCTAAAGCATTTGGCATGAACATTTATGCCATAAAAAGAACGTATGATCCTTCTTTAAAGCAAAAATATTCTCTAAATTTTCTCGGGACTTTAAAGGATTTAGACTACGTATTGAAAGTTGCTGATTTTCTCGTTGTGGCATTACCATTAACCAAGGAGACGAAAAACT
This sequence is a window from Thermoproteales archaeon. Protein-coding genes within it:
- the amrS gene encoding AmmeMemoRadiSam system radical SAM enzyme codes for the protein MEKLSFLDKAKLAMFYEKISDNKVRCLLCPWRCIIDEGKRGLCGTRENREGNLFALNYGKVTAIAIDPIEKKPLFHWYPGSPILSISTFGCNFQCPWCQNWHISRASLETASYELMEPEKVVEIAVRYNVPSIAYTYNEPLIWFEFVYDVARLAKKENIKNVLVTNGYVEKEPLKQLLPYIDAANVDVKAFKQETYIKVIKGKLEPVLNNIVLMNENNVHVETTYLIIPGLNDDPEEIRMFAKWQVKKLGPDAPIHFSRFFPHYKMTKTPPTPVESLIKARNIAMEEGVKYVYIGNVAGHEGENTYCPSCGKLLVRRVGFEIIEWNITENLECRFCGEKIAIKGDRWAGKSYLWF